A window of Deinococcus carri genomic DNA:
TACACCACGGCCGCGTCGGCCTCACCGAGCTGCACCTTGAGGGCCACCTGCCGGACGTTGGGTTCCTCACTCACGACGTTTTTCAGGGTGCGGGCCGAGAAGTCCTTGCCGTAGGTGCCCGATTTGTCGATGGCCGTCAGCATCCGCCGGGTGTAGTCCCCGACCGGCACGTTCCTGTCCGCGATGACGAGTTTGACTCCCGCTGCCGTGAGATCGGGCAGCCGGGTCACCCTGGGGTTGTTCCTGGGGGCGATGACGGCGAGCTTGTTGCTCACAAAGGCCTGTCCGGGCGCGGCCAGGTTCCTGTCCACCAGCGGCGTGTACTGCGCGGTGTTGGCGCTGGCGTACACGTCGGCCTTCGCGCCGTTCTCCAGCTGGGTGCGCAGGGCCTGCGACCCGGCGAACTGGAAGGTCGTCTTGTTCCCCGTCTTGGCGTCGAACGCCTTGCCCAGTTCGGTGAAGGCGTCGGTCAGGGAGGCGGCGGCAAAGACGGTGAGGTTGGCGGCGGATGCCTGGCCCAGGGCGAGCAGGGCGAGGGTGAAAGCTGCTTGACGCATGAAATCTCCTAGGTGGTGTGCCAGCGTTCTCCGGCATGGGTAGGGTCGTAGCCGCCCAGCAGGGCCAGGTCGGCGCGGAAGGCCGGGGTCTGGGCGGCCCCCAGCAGCGCGGTGATTCCGGGATGGAACAGGTGCTCGTCCGGCACCACCAAGTCGAACCGTTCGACCTGCACCGGCACGAAGTCCAGGCCCAGCGCCTGGGCGGCGGACCGCGGGCCGGGTGCCAGGTCCGCACGCCCCGCAGCCACCCGGCCCGCCGCCTCCAGGTGGCTGTGCACCTCGTCCTGATAGCCGGGGAGGGCGCGGCGCTCGCCCGGAGTCACGCCCTCCCTGCCCAGCCAGGCATCGAGCAGCAGGCGGCTCCCCGCGCCCTCCTCCCGGTTGACCAGGCGCAGGCCCGGCTGGAGGAGGTCGGCCGGTCCCTGCACGCCCCGGGGGTTGCCGGGCGGCACGATCAGCCCCTGCTCCCAGGACCACAGGGTGAGCAGGTGCATGACCTGCCCCGGAAACAGGCGTTCGACGAAGGGCAGGTTGGACTGGTCGGTCTCGGCGTCCCAGAGGTGGATGCCGGCGGCGTGGACCTCGCCCCGGGACAGGGCCTCCAGGGCTGCCAGGCTGGAGGCAGCGTGCCACAGCACCCGCACCTCCGGCGCGTGCCTCGCCGCATGAGAGGCGAGCAACTCCAGCGACGGGTCGCACCCCACCAGCACGGCAGTGCGGGGCAGCCGCTCGGGGGAACCCAGCAGCTCGGCACGCACTTCACCTGGTCCGGCCTGTGCACCGGCAGAGAGGCGGACCACGCCATCGGCGGTCTGCCGGAAGCCCGGAGTGCCGGTCAGCGGAAAGGCCAGCAGGCGATCCCCCACCTGGGCCAACTGAACTCGGGTGTCGCCCGTAACGGGCACGCACAGGGTCGCGTTGACCTCGGGAGGAACGAGGGTGAACAGCTCATCCACGCGGCAATCCAGCGCCTGGGCAAGCTGAAAGGCGATCAGGGTGCTGGGGAGGTAGGCCTCGGTTTCGATCTTGTGCAGCGCCTGCCGCGAAATCCCGACCCGCCGCGCCAGTTCGCTGGGCCGCAGATGCGCCCGTTCACGCAAGGCCCGAACATGCGACTGGAGGGTGACGGGTGGGATGGTCACCTCCGGAGCGTAAAGTACAGATGACGGACCGTCAATTGAAAGGGATAGATCTGGAGGCATGCAGCCATGCCCCGAGTGGGCATGCGAGAAGAGGCAACCGGGCCTAGGCTTCCTGGTCTGCATTCCCCTGCCCCTCTCCCCTGCCGCAGCGCCAAGCCAGCCCCAAATCCTCCCGGTGCACTACCCCCACCTGACCGAGATGTCCGAATGGAGCAGCGTTCCTGAGTCAGGAATGCGCAGTGAAACCGGGACTGGCCGAGATGTCCGAGGTTATCGGTCCCTGCCACATAGACAACTGGCCGAGATGTCCGTGCTTTTCCTGGCCTTCCCCCTCGGAGGAATCCTGGGAGATGTCCCACCCTCTGGAGTTCGGACATCTTGGCTACCCCTATTCGGACATCTCGGCCAGTTCGAAGGACATTAGAGAAAAACGCGCTCCTGGACGGATGCAAGCAGATGAGAGGCCTCTTGGGCCACTGACCGAGATGTCCGAATAACAAAGGGCACTGGAGGAGGAAAAAGTTCGGACATCTTGGTCAGTTTGCCTCCATTTTGCCCCTGATGCGTTCGGACATCTCGGTCAACCTGGGGGCAAAAGGTCGGACATCTCGGCTAGCAAAAGGTCGGACATCTCGGTCAGTCTCGGGGTTCCTCTTCGGACATCTCGGTCAGTTCACCCCAGGAGGGTTCGGACATCTCGGTCAGTTCGGGGCGGTATTGTTCGGACATCTCGGTCAGTTTAGGGGCCAGAAAGCCCATAACAACGCAGAAACCGGGGCGCGTCTGATGATGATCATTATCTTTTTAAACATCAACTTCTTTATCAGTAAAGGGACTTCACCATCAGACGCGGTGGGCTTATAGTGCCTGCACCGTGACCGCGAAGCCGCCCGGACGTTCCGCCCGTCCCACCTCAGGGGTACGGCCCCCGCCACTGACGGAACGCCCAGAGCGCATCGACGAACTCAACCTGGGCCGCCTGGGATTGATCTGCGTGCAGGAACGCATTCCCGACAACTACACCCGCTGGGAGGTCGCGTTCGAGGTCGACGGCCAGCCGGCCCTGCTGTCCTGCGTCGCTCCCAGCGAGTTCGGCGGGGTGCCGCATGGGCTGGACGGCGACATGCTCAACGGCATCCTCGCCATCTATGTCGAGCAGAGCGCCCCCGAAAGCGGGGAGGTCCTGACCACTGCCCACCAGATCCTGCAACGCGCCGGTCTCGACACCAGCGGCCGCTACTACCTCCTGCTGCACGCCAGCCTGCACCGCCTCAACAGCGCGAAGTACGTGGCCCAGAATGCCTGGCGCGCGCATGGGCAGCGCCGGTGGACGACGCAGACCTTCTCGCTCGTCGAGGGTCTGGCGTATGACAGTGACGAGCAGACCCTCGGCAAGGGCAGCGTGATTCATATTCGCCTGCCCAAGTCGCTGGTGCAGAGCGTCCGCTCGAAGTTCATCAAGCCGCTCGACCCGGTGCTGCTCGAACAGCTCGACCGTCCCCTGGCCCGCAGTGTGTACCGCCTGCTCGACGCCAAGCGCTATGACCCCACCGACCCCCAGGTCATCACCATGGAGCTGCGTATGTCCCTCGTCGCGTGGGGCCAGGAGTGCAAACTCAAAGACCTGGTGCCCAGCCGCATCAAGCGCACCCTGGAAAAAGCCCACGACGACCTCAAGGCCTGCGGGTACCTCTCGGGGGTCGACTATCAGGGCACCGGCAGCGGCCAGGAGATCATCTACCGTTTCGGTGACGGCTCCAGCTTCGGCCTCGACCTCGCGTCGCGCATCATGAAACACGGCGTGGGCCAGTACGTGGCGCAGGGCATCGTGCAGAGCGTTCCGCGCGAGGACCTGCTGCACCGCCTCGCCAAGGCGGAGTTCCTGCTGCACCGCGACCGCGACCGCATCCAGAACAAGGCCGGGTTCGTCGTGACTGTCCTCAAGGACGACGGCTCCCGCTACCCGGACCCGGAGGGCTTTGTCTCTCCCACGGCCGTGTCTATGCCCCCACCCTCACCGTCTGCTGCCCGGCCCACCGCGGAAGAGGACGTGGAGGTCGTCCGGCGGGTCCGCGAGGAGGAGCTGCGCTCCCTGCCCAGGCCCGCGCAGGCCGACGCGATCCTCGCGCGGTTGCGGCTGCTGTGCGGCGTCCATGCGGTGAAGGTTGGCAAGACCAGCCTGAACGCCGTGCATCAGGCCATCACCGAGGGCGTGCTGGACGCCGTCATCGTGGAACGTGAGATGATGGCCGCCGTGTTCGGGGGCCGCACCGAAGCGTTCCTCAAAGCGCTGATTAAGGCCGCCGGAGACCGCAGGCGTCAGGGCCAGGGCGCTCTGCTCGAGGGGTGACCCACCAGAGGTGAACCGGGGACGACCTGTGCTTCTCCACCAATGAACACTGGGCCATCCGCGGATAGTCTGGCGACGACACCAAGGAACGGGCGAGATACGGTGGACGGGCAGCCTCCCAACCGACGCCGTATGGCTGCTCAGGAAATGGGCGTCCCCCTGTAGCCCACGCAGCCGCCCTTGCTCTGGAAAGTTTCGAGACGGAAACATGCTCTCGACAGGAGGCTGGTGTCTTCAGAGAAGTGGAATGCCTTGCCGGCTTTGCTTTGCGTGCTGCTCGCCATAACTCAGGGCCAGGAACCAGGCTCTGACGCCTGCAATCCGCTTTCTCCCAGGCATTGAGGGCACGCTGCACGGGCAGGTCCTCTCCCCTCTGCTGGGCAGGCTTGACAGTCGCTCGGCGGCCTCGTACTGTGCCAGCAAGCCAATACGTATTAGCAACGGAGGTTTCGCATGCGTCACCGTACCCTGTCCGTGGCCCTGACCTCGTTTCTCATTCTCAGCGGCACCAGCGCTGCCGCTGACCTGCGCTTCAGCACCTGGGCCGGTGGGGAGGGCCTGGCCCTCTTGCAGCAACTTGCCAGGGAGTACACCGCCAAGACGGGCACGGACGTCAGGGTTGAGGTCACGCCTTTCGCGGACTACAGCCGCAAGCTTGCCGTGCAGATTGCCTCGGGTGACGCCCCGGACATTGGCTGGGTGGCCGAGCGGGACGTGCCGACCCTCGTCGCCTCGAATAACCTCGCCAACCTCAGCGCGCTGGGCAAGGACGCCTCTTTCAACCTGAGCGACTTTCCAACCTCCTCGCTCGCTCTGTGGAAGCGGGGCGGCAGTCTGTACGGCGTTCCCTTCTCGAACTCGCCACTGGTGCTCTTCTACAACAAGGACCTTTTCAAGCAAGCCGGGGTCGTAGACCCGATGACCCAGTACGCCAGGGGACAGTGGAGCTACGCCGATTTCCAGAAGAGTGCCCTGAGCATCAAACAGAAAACCGGCAGTTCCGGTGCCCGTGTTATGCGCGTTGACCCCAAGGCCTGGGCGGGCGGCCTGCTGGCCGTCCTGTGGTCGAACGGCGGCGGCGTATACGACAGGAACATGAAGTGCAACCTGAACTCGGCGGGGAGCCTGCAAGCCTTGAGCCTGATGCAGAACATGATGTTCAGGGACCAGTCCATGCCGCGTCCCGGTGACCAGACTAGCTTCGACGGCGGCAGGCTCGGCATGTACTTCGACAACATCAGCTACGCGGGGCAGCTCAAGGACGCCAAGTTCAAGTGGGGGATTGCACCGCTGCCCAGGGGGAGTGCAGGGCGCGTGACGCAACTCGGGCAGGCCGGATACGCCGTCTTCAGCAAGGGCCGGAACCAGGCGGAGGCCATGAACTTCCTGAAGTTCCTCGCCTCGAAGGAAAACATGGCCCGCACTGCCAGGTTCTTCCCGCCGCCCCGCCAGTCGGTCCTCAGGAGCAGCGCCTACCTGAACGCCAACCCCGCAGTTCCTGCCAGCGCCCTCAGGACCGCGCTGATCAGTCAACTGGGCAGCGCCCGTGTGCTCCAGACCACCACCGACTGGCTCAAGGCGAACGACGTGATCACGAGCAGCCTTGACCAGGTGTTCCAGCCCGGCGCGAGCACGAAGGCCATTCTTGACCGCACCTGTCAGACGGTGGACGGCCTGTAACGCGTATGGCGAGCAGTCTGCTGGCCCGGCGGGAAGCGCGGGAAGGGTTCCTGTTCGCCCTCCCCTACCTGCTGGGCATGCTGATCTTCGTGCTGTTGCCCCTGGTGGCGGTGCTGTGGATGTCCCTCACCGGCTGGTCCCTGCTGGACGCCCCCACCTTCAAGGGCTTCGCCAGCTACGCGAAGCTGGCCCGTGACTTGGAGTTTCGGGGGAGCCTGGGCGTCACCGCCGTGTTCACAGTGGGCATCGTGGCCCTGAACCTGACGGTGGCCCTGCTGCTCGCCAGCCTGCTGAACGTGAAACTGCCGGGCATCGCGGCCTTCCGGTCGATGGTGTTCTCGCCGGTGGTGATGCCCATCGTGGCGTGGTCGCTGATCTGGAAATTCCTGCTCCAGCCGCAGGGGCCACTGAACACGGGCCTCCAGCAGCTCGGCTTTCAGGATGCCAACCTGCTCCTGAACCCGAAAACCGCGCTGGGAACGCTGATCGTGATCGAGGTCCTGAAGGCGGTCGGCCTGAACACCGTGATCTTCCTGAGCGCGCTGCAAGGCGTTCCGCCCGAGCAACGTCAGGCCGCGCGGCTCGACGGCGCGAGTTCCTGGCAGGTCTACCGCCACGTCACGCTGCCGATGATCTCGCCGACCCTCTTCCTGGTGTTCCTGGTGACGGTCATCGGTGCCCTGAAGGTCTTCACGCCGATCTGGGTTCTCACGGGGGGCGGCCCCGCGGGTGCGACCACCACCCTGATCGTGGCGATGTTCAAGCAGGGCTTCACCTTCTTCGAGTTCGGCTACGCCTCCGCGATTGCCACCGTGCTGTTCCTGGCCGTGCTGCTCCTCACGCTGCTGCAATGGCGGCTCCGAAAGGCCCTCGTGTTCTATGAGGAGTGATTCCCTTTCCTTGGGTCTGGAGAGGACCCAGAAACCACGCTCCAGCCAGCCCTGGACCCTGCTGCTGTACGTCCTGCTGGTCCTGGTCTGCCTGCCCTTCGTCCTGCCCATCCTGTGGATGTTCCTCTCCAGCCTGAAGTCGGCGCAGGGCATCTTCGGCAGTCCCTTCAGCCTGAACGTGGATGCCGGGCTGAAGAACTTCGCGCAGATCTTTGCGAATTACCCGTTCGCCCGGCAGTACCTCAACAGCCTGCTTACCCTAGCGATCAGCGTCCCGGTGACGCTGCTCCTCGCCGCGACCGCCGGGTACGCCTTCGCCCGGATGCGTTTCCCGGGGCGCGACCTGGCCTTTGTGATGACCCTGGCGGCCATGATGGTCCCGGCGGAACTGGTGGCGATCCCGCAGTTCATCGCGTTCAGGAACCTGGGCCTCGCCAATACCCTGGTGCCGATCATGCTCCTGCAAATCTTCAGTGCCACGGGGGCGCTGTCGGTCTTCCTGATGCGCCAGCACTTCATCACGCTGCCGCGCGAACTGGAGGAGGCGGGCCGGATCGACGGCCTGGGCACCCTGGGTGTCTTCCGGTACATCATGCTGCCCCTCTCCAGACCCGTGCTGGCGACGGTCGCCATCTTCGCGGTCCTCAACTCCTGGAACGACTATTTCAACCCGCTCATTTACCTGAACGACGAGGCCAAGATGACCCTGCCGCTCGCCCTGCAACGCTTCACCGACCCTCTCGGGGGCACCTACTGGAACCTCACCCTGGCGGCCAGCGTGCTGGTGGCGCTGCCCGTCCTGCTGGCCTTCCTGATGGCGCAGCGCACCTTCATCGAGAGCCTCGCGGCCAGCGGGACCAAGGGATGAGGGAACACCGCACGGAAGTTCTGGTCGTTGGCGGAGGTGTCGGCGGCGTCGCGGCGGCCCTGTCTGCCCTGCGGCTGGGGCGGCAGGTGATCCTCGCCGAGGAATCGCCCTGGATCGGGGGTCAGCTCACCAGCCAGGCCGTCCCGCCGGACGAGGCCATCTGGGTCGAGGAATACGGTGCCACCGCTTCCTACTGTGAGTTCCGAGAAGGGGTCCGGCAGTATTACCGGACTCACCCGCACGTCACCGCAGAAGCGGCGGCCGACCCCTGCCTGAATCCGGGGGCGGGGAACGTGGGGCGACTCTGTCACGAACCCCGGGTGGCCCTGCGTGTTCTGGAAGACCTGCTCGCTCCCTACCTCACGTCGCGGCAACTGCGGGTGTGGCTGAAGACCCGGCCAGTCCGGGTGGAGGTGACGGGCGACCATGTCCAGGCGGTGACCTTCCAGCACGAGTCGGGGGAGGAACACACGGTTCACGCCGCCTACTTCCTCGACGCGACGGAACTCGGTGAACTCACCGAACTCAGCGGCGCGGAAAGCGTGATCGGTGCCGAAGGCCAGGACGAGACGGGCGAGCCGCACGCCCTGCCCGAAGCGGACCCACTGGGCCAGCAGGCCATCACCTGGTGCTTTGCGATGGACCACCGGGAAGGCGAGGACCACACCATCCCCCGTCCCCCGAGTTACGACTTCTGGCGCACTTACCAGGCCCCCTTCTGGCCCGCCCCACAACTCTCCTGGACCTACCCACATCCCATTACGGGCGCGCCGGTCTACCGCGACCTCTTCAGCGACCCCAGCCAGGAAGCCCACCGGGGGGACTTCTGGCACTACCGCCGGATTGTGGCGGGACGGCACTACAGCCCGCCCATCGGGGACGTGACCCTGGTGAACTGGCCGCAGAACGACTACTGGCTGGGGCCACTGGTCGGCGTCCCCGAAGAGGAAAAGCAGCGGCACCTGGAAGCGGCACGCGAACTCAGCCTCTCGCTGCTGTACTGGATGCAGACCGAGGCCCCCCGGCATGACGGGAAGGGTGAAGGCTATCCCGGCCTGCGGCTGCGCGGTGACCTGACCGGGACGGAACTCACGCATGGCCTCGCCCTGCGGCCCTACATCCGGGAGGCGCGGCGGATCAGGGCGCAGTTCACCGTGACGGAGAACATGCTCGGCGTGGAAGCGCGCGGAAGCCAGCAGGGCGCGGAGGTCTTCCCGGACAGCGTGGGCATCGGCCAGTACCGCATCGACCTGCATCCGGGAACGGGCGGGCGGGGGTACGTGGACGTCGCGAGTTGGCCCTTCCAGATTCCCCTGGGGGCACTGATTCCGGTGCGGCTCACCAACCTGATCGCCGCCGGGAAAACGCTGGGCGTGACCCATATCACCAACGGCTGCTACCGGCTGCATCCGGTCGAGTGGAACACCGGGGAGGCGGCGGGCGCACTGGCGGCCTTCAGCCTGCAACAGGGTGAGCCTCCCGTGGCCATCCGGGAACGGCACCTGCCGGACTTCCAGCGGCTCCTGACCCGCCTCGGTATTCCCCTCGCCTGGCCGGAGGCGTATCGCCTGACGCCCTCCCCCGCTTTCTAGGTGGCGTGGTGACGCCCCGCCCCACACAGAAACAGGTGGCGCAACACGCCGGTGTCTCGCAGACCATCGTCTCCCAGGTCCTGAACGGGCAAACGGACCAGGCGCGCATCAGTCCGGAGACCCGTGCCCGGGTTCTCCAGGCGATCAGCGAGCTGGGGTACGTCCCGAACGCGGCCGCCCGTCGCCTGGTGGGTGGCCGCAGTTCCCTGATCGGCGTATTCACGTATGAGGCCGTCTTTCCCAGCAGCACCCGTGACTTCTACGCGCCTTTTCTGGAAGGCATCGAGGAGGAAGCCGCACACAGTGGCCTCGACCTGCTGCTGTACACCGGGGGGAAGGGCAGACGCGGCCTCACCCACGGCATGCAGGCCCGCCTGTCCCTGACAGACGGCACGATCCTGCTGGGGCACCCCGGTGAGCAGGATCGCCATGACCTGGCAGCCCTGGTCAAGGGCGGACACCCGGTGGTGTTTATTGGACGGCGAAGCGTGCCGGAAGCCGAACTGACCTGCGTGCAGGCGGATTACACTGCGGCCACCGCCGAACTCACCCGGCGCTTTCTGGCTTGCGGGCACAGGAAGCTGCTGTACGTGGGCCGCCCTGAACAGGACGAATCCGCCCTGGACCGGGAGCGCGGCTTTGTCAGCACGGTCCGTCCCGCCCCGGTGGAGCGCCTGGACGCCGGTGCTCTCGACCAGCACTGGCTGGAAACGGCCCTGGAAAGCGGCATCACCGGGTTCCTGCTGGAGAACGACGGACTTATGCGCCGCCTGCTGGAGGTGGCCCAGCAGGGCGGATACCGGGTTCCTGAAGACTGCTCTGCGGCGGTCCTGGGCGACGCCATCACGGGGGAGGTGGGAGATCCGTCCTGGTCGGGCCTGCGTATTCCAAGACAGGCTATGGGCCGCGGTGCGGTCCTGGCGCTGCGCCTGCTGGTGTCACGGGAACCACCTGGCCCCCTGATCTTCCCCTGCGAGATCACTCCGGGCGTGACTATCGGCCTGCGCCCGGAGCGGTCAGTGCCCGGCTGATGCCCCCCTGCCCATAGGGAGCCTCGAAGCGCCGACGGCATGCTAGGCCCCGACCCGCGAGGAGCTTCAGTTCAGCCCCCTGACGGGCTGCCGCCGCCCCTCAAGCCTCAGCCTGGCCGTTT
This region includes:
- a CDS encoding sugar ABC transporter permease; the encoded protein is MASSLLARREAREGFLFALPYLLGMLIFVLLPLVAVLWMSLTGWSLLDAPTFKGFASYAKLARDLEFRGSLGVTAVFTVGIVALNLTVALLLASLLNVKLPGIAAFRSMVFSPVVMPIVAWSLIWKFLLQPQGPLNTGLQQLGFQDANLLLNPKTALGTLIVIEVLKAVGLNTVIFLSALQGVPPEQRQAARLDGASSWQVYRHVTLPMISPTLFLVFLVTVIGALKVFTPIWVLTGGGPAGATTTLIVAMFKQGFTFFEFGYASAIATVLFLAVLLLTLLQWRLRKALVFYEE
- a CDS encoding carbohydrate ABC transporter permease, with the translated sequence MGLERTQKPRSSQPWTLLLYVLLVLVCLPFVLPILWMFLSSLKSAQGIFGSPFSLNVDAGLKNFAQIFANYPFARQYLNSLLTLAISVPVTLLLAATAGYAFARMRFPGRDLAFVMTLAAMMVPAELVAIPQFIAFRNLGLANTLVPIMLLQIFSATGALSVFLMRQHFITLPRELEEAGRIDGLGTLGVFRYIMLPLSRPVLATVAIFAVLNSWNDYFNPLIYLNDEAKMTLPLALQRFTDPLGGTYWNLTLAASVLVALPVLLAFLMAQRTFIESLAASGTKG
- the modA gene encoding molybdate ABC transporter substrate-binding protein yields the protein MRQAAFTLALLALGQASAANLTVFAAASLTDAFTELGKAFDAKTGNKTTFQFAGSQALRTQLENGAKADVYASANTAQYTPLVDRNLAAPGQAFVSNKLAVIAPRNNPRVTRLPDLTAAGVKLVIADRNVPVGDYTRRMLTAIDKSGTYGKDFSARTLKNVVSEEPNVRQVALKVQLGEADAAVVYVTDVTPALRPAVRVIALPTRFNQSATYPIGVLKGSAHPEAAQAFVSYVLSPEGQRILKKWGFQAPR
- a CDS encoding replication initiator protein A: MTAKPPGRSARPTSGVRPPPLTERPERIDELNLGRLGLICVQERIPDNYTRWEVAFEVDGQPALLSCVAPSEFGGVPHGLDGDMLNGILAIYVEQSAPESGEVLTTAHQILQRAGLDTSGRYYLLLHASLHRLNSAKYVAQNAWRAHGQRRWTTQTFSLVEGLAYDSDEQTLGKGSVIHIRLPKSLVQSVRSKFIKPLDPVLLEQLDRPLARSVYRLLDAKRYDPTDPQVITMELRMSLVAWGQECKLKDLVPSRIKRTLEKAHDDLKACGYLSGVDYQGTGSGQEIIYRFGDGSSFGLDLASRIMKHGVGQYVAQGIVQSVPREDLLHRLAKAEFLLHRDRDRIQNKAGFVVTVLKDDGSRYPDPEGFVSPTAVSMPPPSPSAARPTAEEDVEVVRRVREEELRSLPRPAQADAILARLRLLCGVHAVKVGKTSLNAVHQAITEGVLDAVIVEREMMAAVFGGRTEAFLKALIKAAGDRRRQGQGALLEG
- a CDS encoding FAD-dependent oxidoreductase, coding for MREHRTEVLVVGGGVGGVAAALSALRLGRQVILAEESPWIGGQLTSQAVPPDEAIWVEEYGATASYCEFREGVRQYYRTHPHVTAEAAADPCLNPGAGNVGRLCHEPRVALRVLEDLLAPYLTSRQLRVWLKTRPVRVEVTGDHVQAVTFQHESGEEHTVHAAYFLDATELGELTELSGAESVIGAEGQDETGEPHALPEADPLGQQAITWCFAMDHREGEDHTIPRPPSYDFWRTYQAPFWPAPQLSWTYPHPITGAPVYRDLFSDPSQEAHRGDFWHYRRIVAGRHYSPPIGDVTLVNWPQNDYWLGPLVGVPEEEKQRHLEAARELSLSLLYWMQTEAPRHDGKGEGYPGLRLRGDLTGTELTHGLALRPYIREARRIRAQFTVTENMLGVEARGSQQGAEVFPDSVGIGQYRIDLHPGTGGRGYVDVASWPFQIPLGALIPVRLTNLIAAGKTLGVTHITNGCYRLHPVEWNTGEAAGALAAFSLQQGEPPVAIRERHLPDFQRLLTRLGIPLAWPEAYRLTPSPAF
- a CDS encoding sugar ABC transporter substrate-binding protein codes for the protein MRHRTLSVALTSFLILSGTSAAADLRFSTWAGGEGLALLQQLAREYTAKTGTDVRVEVTPFADYSRKLAVQIASGDAPDIGWVAERDVPTLVASNNLANLSALGKDASFNLSDFPTSSLALWKRGGSLYGVPFSNSPLVLFYNKDLFKQAGVVDPMTQYARGQWSYADFQKSALSIKQKTGSSGARVMRVDPKAWAGGLLAVLWSNGGGVYDRNMKCNLNSAGSLQALSLMQNMMFRDQSMPRPGDQTSFDGGRLGMYFDNISYAGQLKDAKFKWGIAPLPRGSAGRVTQLGQAGYAVFSKGRNQAEAMNFLKFLASKENMARTARFFPPPRQSVLRSSAYLNANPAVPASALRTALISQLGSARVLQTTTDWLKANDVITSSLDQVFQPGASTKAILDRTCQTVDGL
- a CDS encoding substrate-binding domain-containing protein produces the protein MTIPPVTLQSHVRALRERAHLRPSELARRVGISRQALHKIETEAYLPSTLIAFQLAQALDCRVDELFTLVPPEVNATLCVPVTGDTRVQLAQVGDRLLAFPLTGTPGFRQTADGVVRLSAGAQAGPGEVRAELLGSPERLPRTAVLVGCDPSLELLASHAARHAPEVRVLWHAASSLAALEALSRGEVHAAGIHLWDAETDQSNLPFVERLFPGQVMHLLTLWSWEQGLIVPPGNPRGVQGPADLLQPGLRLVNREEGAGSRLLLDAWLGREGVTPGERRALPGYQDEVHSHLEAAGRVAAGRADLAPGPRSAAQALGLDFVPVQVERFDLVVPDEHLFHPGITALLGAAQTPAFRADLALLGGYDPTHAGERWHTT
- a CDS encoding LacI family DNA-binding transcriptional regulator → MTPRPTQKQVAQHAGVSQTIVSQVLNGQTDQARISPETRARVLQAISELGYVPNAAARRLVGGRSSLIGVFTYEAVFPSSTRDFYAPFLEGIEEEAAHSGLDLLLYTGGKGRRGLTHGMQARLSLTDGTILLGHPGEQDRHDLAALVKGGHPVVFIGRRSVPEAELTCVQADYTAATAELTRRFLACGHRKLLYVGRPEQDESALDRERGFVSTVRPAPVERLDAGALDQHWLETALESGITGFLLENDGLMRRLLEVAQQGGYRVPEDCSAAVLGDAITGEVGDPSWSGLRIPRQAMGRGAVLALRLLVSREPPGPLIFPCEITPGVTIGLRPERSVPG